Genomic DNA from Deltaproteobacteria bacterium:
TCTTGCCGCACTGCCGGGGGCCGATCAGCGCGACGACGCGGCTGCGGGACAGGGCCCGACGAATCCTTGCGAGGAGATCCCGGCGCTCGACCATGACATGATGCTACCATGAAAAACGAATATCATATGTTCGTTTTTCATGATGTCAAAAAACTGAAAAAACGATCCTCAGATGTCCAGCGACGACACGTTCAGCGCGTTCTGCTCGATGAATTCGCGGCGCGGCTCGACCTGGTCGCCCATCAGCCGGGAGAAGATCTCGTCGGCGTCGGTCTCGTCCCCCAGCTCCACGCGCAGCAGCTCGCGCGACTCGGGGTTCATCGCCGTCTCCCACAGCTGGTCGGGGTTCATCTCGCCCAGGCCCTTGTACCGCTGGATCGTCTGCCCCTTCTTCGCGGCGTCCAGGACCTGCCCCAGCAGGCACAGGGGGCCGTCGGCCTCGGGGAAGCTCCCCTCCCCTTCCAGCCGGTACGGCGGCGGCAGCGTTTCGCGGAGTTGCGCGGAGAGCGATCCCGCCTCCCGCAGGTCGGGCGACTCCATCAGGTGCCGGCCCACGAGGCAATCCATCGGCAGCCCGCCCCGCTTCCACGAGAGGCGCGCCCGCACCCCTTCGGCGTCGGAATCGGGGTCCGGGTCGAACGAGAACGTCGCGTTCGTCACGTCGGGCCGCGACACCTTCCATTCGGCGAGCAGCGCCTTGAAAAATTTCTGTGCGGTCTTCTCCGCCGAGAGCGCCTCCGCCCCTTCCTTCCCCCGCGAGGCCAGCGACAGGAAGACGAAGGCGGGCATCCCCCGCCGCTCGGAGCGCGACGCGACCTGCTCCAGCCGGGAGATCTTCGTGAGCCACGCCGCGAGCCGCTGCCCCGTGAGGGGCCCCGTGCCTCCCGCGCCCGCGACCCGCCGGCCGGCGATCCCCAGCTCGATGAGGTATTTCCGGAACGCCGCGTCGTCCTTGAGATACGTCATCTCCTTGCCGCGCCGCACGCCGTACAGCGGCGGCTGGGCGATGAAGATGTTTCCGCGCTGGAGCAGCTCCCGCATGTGGCGGAAGAAGAAGGTGAGCAGCAGCGTGCGGATGTGCGCGCCGTCGACGTCCGCGTCGGTCATGATGATGACCTTGCCGTAGCGAAGCTTGTCCGCCTCGTAATTCTCCTTGCCGATCCCGGTCCCCAGCGCCGTCACCATCGTGCGGATCTCGGCCGAGGTCAGCATCTTGTCGATGCGCGCCTTCTCGACGTTCAGGATCTTCCCCTTGAGGGGCAGGATCGCCTGGTACCGCCGGTCGCGCGCCTGCTTCGCCGAGCCGCCCGCCGAGTCGCCCTCCACGAGGAACAGCTCGCACCGCGCCGGGTCCTTCTCCTGGCAGTCGGCCAGCTTCCCCGGCAGCCCCGCCGAGTCCATCGGCCCCTTGCGCACCAGCTCCTT
This window encodes:
- the gyrB gene encoding DNA topoisomerase (ATP-hydrolyzing) subunit B, producing MANGTDDRPHNGNGGDYTGENIQVLKGLEAVRKRPAMYIGSTDTHGLHHLVYEVVDNSIDEAMAGYCDTIVVAIHADNSVTVEDNGRGIPVDVMPEEGKPAAEVVLTILHAGGKFDRDTYKVSGGLHGVGVSVVNALSETLTAEIRRDGSVYQIDFVRGETVSPLKVTGKSRKNGTKITFKPDTEIFTETEFSFDVLSQRLRELSFLNAGLKISILDERNDKSHDFQYKGGIVSFVQHLNQNKTPIHAKPVLVEGEKDGVQIEVALQYNDAYQETVFSFVNNINTHDGGTHLTGFRQALTRAINQYANQGNLLKGQKENLRGDDLNEGLTAVVSVKVPEPQFEGQTKNRLGNSEVKGLVDSMVYEKLMMCFEENPAVAKKIIEKGLEAARAREAARKAKELVRKGPMDSAGLPGKLADCQEKDPARCELFLVEGDSAGGSAKQARDRRYQAILPLKGKILNVEKARIDKMLTSAEIRTMVTALGTGIGKENYEADKLRYGKVIIMTDADVDGAHIRTLLLTFFFRHMRELLQRGNIFIAQPPLYGVRRGKEMTYLKDDAAFRKYLIELGIAGRRVAGAGGTGPLTGQRLAAWLTKISRLEQVASRSERRGMPAFVFLSLASRGKEGAEALSAEKTAQKFFKALLAEWKVSRPDVTNATFSFDPDPDSDAEGVRARLSWKRGGLPMDCLVGRHLMESPDLREAGSLSAQLRETLPPPYRLEGEGSFPEADGPLCLLGQVLDAAKKGQTIQRYKGLGEMNPDQLWETAMNPESRELLRVELGDETDADEIFSRLMGDQVEPRREFIEQNALNVSSLDI